The following is a genomic window from Equus asinus isolate D_3611 breed Donkey chromosome 3, EquAss-T2T_v2, whole genome shotgun sequence.
TATTCCTCATCTGGGAAGCACAAATATTTGAGggtttttctctctgattttgcAGACTGCTGTTCATCTGAAACTTTGAGTACCTTTCCAAAGCCAATTTTGTCCGATTAAGCAAGAATTTTTAAACATGCATCAATGAGTCAGTATTTTGAAGCACTTGACCTTGTTCTTCAGTCATTGTTTTAAGAATTTCATTTAGATAATTTTGAACCTTGTATTTTTTGCATGGGCAGGTAGTGTCTGAATGATGGTCTGTAAGTTTAGTTCTAGGCCTTGAATAACTTTGCAAAGGCACACAAGTTGATAGGAATAGGAATTTGCAGGGCCTGATGTACAGGTATTCAGTTAGAAACAGATGCTGCCTATTCAGGGTAATGTCTTCGAATTTGTTTTCCAGGTGATACTGTCATCCCACTTTACATCCCACAATGTGGAGAATGTAAATTTTGTCTAAATCCTCAGACGAACCTTTGCCAAAAGATAAGGttagtatctttttattttattctttaaactacAAGtcatattaataatgataataagtaATTGTGTGGCAATTTATACAGAGCATTCTAGATGAATTATTTCATTCCATCTTTATAGCAACCTTCACTATCATCATTAGTGTCCCCATTTTCAGAGACGAGAAAATTAAGACTCAAAAATAAAGTGGTTTGCCCAGTATCATCAGCTATTAAGAGataaaacagaattttctgaACCTGTTCTCTTTCCTTAACACTAGGCTAAATTTGCTCAAATATGCAGTAAAGAGGGACATGCTTATGAAATCATTTTTATGAGCCATTGTCCATGAAATTGAAGTAATAAAACTTACCTCATAAGGTTCCTGGGAAGACTGCATGAGAGAGCATCACCCTCTGACACAGAAAAGGTCCTTCCTTTATTGTAGTGAGGTAGCAGCACTCAGCTGCTGCTTTGAGGCAATTTCAGGTCTCCTTGTATTTgtcccctttttttgttttcttttttattgagatagaacatacatacatatacatagtaTTTAAAGATTACAAATCTTATGTGTCCAGCTCGATGaattttttatgtatatacatacctGGTAGTTGTAACCATCACTTAGATCAAGATAGAGAAGCTTCCAGCCCCCCACCAAGTCCTTCATGTCCCTTCCAGGTCGACAACTGCCTCACTCAAAGGAAAACCactcttgtgatttctttcacTACAGaacttcatgtaaatagaattaGGCAACATGTGttctttcctctgctctctttcATTCATAATGTCTCCTGCTGCtggacatttaagttgcttccagtttggggcttttgtgattaatgctgctgtgagcattcttATATGGCATGTCTCTTGGACATATGCACTACTTTCTCTGGGTGTTTTGCGAGGATCAGAATGCTAAGTTATAGGATGCACTCCTACCAGCACTGTATGGGAGATCCATTTGTTCTTGAGTTTGTTTTCTAATGCCATTGACaaaattcatttatgtttttgGAAAACAAGGTTCCAtttattttgtaatgtaaatacAGTTACTTTTGGCAAAGCtagaactgaaaaaaatctaGTTGTTTTGAAAGGGAATTTCAAACACAGTCTGAAAAACATTGACATAAGGTGGTAGTAGGTAGTGATAATGGTAGTAGGTTTTTGTGGCTGGCTGTAACTTTTGGAGGGACAGGTCCTTTCAATGCGTAAGCTGTGTCCCACATCACCTTTTGTTCATGAAACTCCTCTGGGACAGAAGTGACTCCTCACGTTAAGGAAGGCTAAAACAAACTCACCTTGCTCTCGTGGAGGCGAAACAGTTATTTGTGGCAGAGCTTTGTCTCCTATTGTTTGTTTCTGgtctttttggttttctctcaaaagAAATGTATTTACTCTTGAATCCAGGGCaatccattttttctctttgtgtatttgtttaatCATATATAGTCCAAAGGATTTGTCTAAGAGTGTAATCAATTAtagtgggttttttaaattaaaaataaatatttattaagcactctgtgccaggcacagtgctaatgCTTTACATCTCACTTGATTTTTAGAGCAATCTGAGAAAGAGACGAttatttctctgcattttctagggaggaaactaaggcaaagaggttaattaacttgctcaggatcacactgggtttgaacccaggtgtgTGGGACTTCAGGGCCTGTTATCCTAAGTGGGACGCTACATCACCTATCTATTGAgaatatcaaaaataatttttgttaccACATATCATATTGGTTGCCTTTGtgaatttgtttccttttattgatgTAACCAACTACACAGGCAAAAAACTAAATGAAGGGAAAAGATAACTTGAATCCTTGAGAACTGTTATGCTTTTGAAGGCCTCCTAAATTAGCCTGTTCGGCCATGTCTTTTCATCAGCTGATCTGGATAATTGCTAGTGATCGCTGCTTGTGTAGATGCTCCTTTTGGCTTTATGCTTTATGAAGTTACATTTGCTCACAGAGTTTTatgatggaattttaaaataatttcatctgaTCCATAAGTGGTAcctgttaaaattattttgatactCTGACAATTAAGACCCAGAAGGCTATTGCATGTTGAAAACATAGGTAAGATTATAAATCTCTTAGAAGTTTCCCTAATAAGGCATTGCTTAAAGAtgctaaattattaataaatacattAGAAATTAAACTTTTGGTGTTAGCACACTTTTCTAACTATTGActggtcattattttttaaactgatttctttttcctaagGGTTTCAGGAAACTTGATTCTaccctgcctttttcttttttattttctttagaaccACTCAAGGAAAAGGATTAATGCCAGACGGTACTAGCAGATTTACTTGCAAAGGAAAGACAATTTTACATTACATGGGAACCAGCACATTCTCTGAATACACAGTTGTGGCTGATATCTCTGTTGCTAAAATTGATCCTTTAGCACCTTTGGATAAAGTCTGCCTTCTGGGTTGTGGCGTTTCCACTGGTTATGGCGCTGCTGTGAACACTGCCAAGGTGAGTGTTGGCCTGGCTTTTAGCTTCCACTGTCTGATTAGATGTAACAAGGCTTTGTTGGGTTAGTGAAAGAACACCTAGTGATTTCCTTGACTCTTGTGGAACTGAGTACCTTATAGACTGTCTTTACAATTAGGTGGAGCCGGGCTCTACTTGTGCCGTCTTTGGCCTGGGAGGAGTTGGATTGGCGGTTATTATGGGCTGTAAGGTGGCTGGTGCATCCCGGATCATTGGCGTGGATATCAATAAAGATAAATTCGCCAAGGCCAAGGAGTTTGGAGCCTCTGAATGTATTAACCCCCAGGATTTCAGTAAACCCATCCAGGAAGTGCTCATTGAGATGACTGATGGGGGCGTGGACTATTCCTTTGAGTGTATTGGTAATGTGAAGGTCATGGTAAGTATGCTTGACTTGATTCCTTTTTTTGTCTGGAACTACTTTTTTTAATGCAATTTCCttaattaagattaaaaatagttttgtttttgcaaaGTAAAAGTCTCTTGAATTATTCTagtagaagaagggaaaaataagtaTTTGAACTACAGATGGGAAATGATACAAGAATGGCTCagggaaagatgaagaaaaatgttCTTTACCTTTCAGTGTGCGCTCAATCCTCACATTTGTTTCATTAAATGAAAAGGCAGAACGATGCAGTTGTAGAGAGCATGGGCTCCAGCAGGAGATGTGCATCCACTTACTAACTCAGGGACCTCGAGCAAAGACTTGacttctctaaacctcagtgTCCTCGTGTGTCAAGTGCAGATACTAATAGCACCTACTTGACACAAAGACACTCAGCAAAAGTGTTACTATTTCTTCTCCACCGGTTTCCTTTATTAAAGTCTTGAGAATTTTGAgctaggatttatttttaaaactagacagtaaataaaagctttaaattctttcaatttGTGTTAATATTTAGCCAagttagtaattttttaaatagctgttACAATTGttcagtaaaattaaatttactaAACATTCAGTTTGATCAGTTTGTTGCCGTATTTCAAAAAGCTCTGTGCCTCTCCCCCCGGAAGTTTCTGGGGAAGCAGACATCCTCCGCAGAATGCACTCACGTCTTTGATTTGGTCACATCTCTGCCTGCAGAGAGCAGCACTGGAGGCCTGCCACAAAGGCTGGGGCGTCAGCGTGGTGGTTGGAGTAGCTGCTGCTGGTGAAGAAATCGCCACTCGTCCATTCCAGCTGGTAACAGGCCGCACATGGAAAGGCACTGCCTTTGGAGGTAATTTGGTGGATGAGATGagtacattttctcttttgttatttcCATTTGCAGAATTTTAATCCCAGGCTAATTTTCTTGTTTTGGCAAGAATTTTCATGGGCTACCTTCTCATCATAAGTTGTTACATGCAAAGTTATTTTAATAGAAGAGTTTCAtgctcaattatttttttttttctgctttatcttcctaaatccccccagtatgtagtcgtatatcttagttgcacatccttctggttgtgtcatgtgggacgccgtctcaacgtggcctgacgagcagtgccgtgtccgcacccaggatccgaagcggcgagaacctgggccgccgcagcggagcacgcggacttaactgctcggccacggggccagccctcatgCTCTATTATTACTTACCTCTGCGGCTGAGGAGGTGCTCAGCTTCTCTTGAAGCACAAGGCCACTTTTTATACACTCAAAAAAGAATCCGTATTCTGTTAATGGGGAAATAGGAATAGGGCAGGAGTGAGAAGCTGGTTGCAGGTAAGCAAACAGCAGGGTCACCCGTACCGTGTCTTGCTGTGGAGTTCAATAGGCTCTTGGCATTTGTACTCACTTTCCCAGAGAATGCATGATCACTGGATGTGAGCATACCCCTGTTACCCAGCAGTAACCAGTACTAAGTCTTAAACTGAAAATATCAAATTAGACAAAACCCTGTCACCAAATTGAAAAGCTGCCAGACTGAGCACTGTTCCCTTGTGTGATCCTACAAAGTGCGTGGTGGTTTGAGTTGCCTATCTGCCAGGAGAATGCTGAGAAAGTTTCCATCTTTTTCATGGTTGCTCAGCTAGggaagagaaaaacatcaaaacatGTTTGTATATCCCAACTAGTGAatgaatatgttttttaaaaaaaatatatttatattctcaccattctcttagggaaaaaaaatcacatagtaTGAGTTTTGAATGATCAGTGTTTAACAAGGTGTCTATTAAGATCCTCTACCTCATATTATGCCAGCTTTTTTGAAGACCAGAAGAAAGGATTAGGAGAGTGTGCTAATAAAATAAGGGGTTTggccaaagttttcttttttatactacAGAATTTGCCGTAGAAAACGTCAAGCTGCCTAAATCTTGCTTTCCAAAAGCCCTATATGTATGCCACACTTGAGTATCTTGGAACAGGCTTTCAAAGCCAGACATGCACTTCAGGGGCCTCCTGTGCAGGCCCTTCCTGCATCTGAGAGGGCATTCTAAGCCTGGGAGACAGAGCCGGGGGTTGGCAGTAACCACACTTGTTGGAAGATAAGCTGGAGCATTGGGGCCCCATGGGTGTTGCTAATATGACCCACAGATGTAAATAGAAGTTTTGGTCTACAGAATAGTATTGGCTGTAGTTGTCTCACTTACCAGATTTAAAAGAGAACGGAAAAAAGCCTATACAGTCTGTAGGGAAAAAATAATCGGTAGAGGATGTAAGGAGGGAGGTTTCGGAAAGCCTCAGAAGAGGTTTGAAATGTCCAAAGCACCCTGGTTTGAAAGGTGGGAAGGCTTTTGTTGCTGATTTATTGCTTCTTTGAATACAAGTGAAAAATTGAAGCATATGATTTGTTTAAAATCTTATCGCACAGCTAAAGATTTCCtactttgcttttcagtttcacGGTTTTCTATTCTTAGATACTATCCCTACTTCATTGTTGAATTTAAaaccaacaaaagaaaatcatgtatcacatctattttttattcattgaatGTCATCATTTGAGAAGTCTTTGGGGTTGTAGACCTAAGTGGAATAAGTTTGTTCTAAGACGTCTGGAATTCTATCCTGGGTAGTTTAAAAGTCTCAATTGAGACTTAATGAGATTTTATTAACTCTTAATACAGAAAAATACTCAAGGCACTTTTTTCTTAACTAAAGATTTGCATTAAATTCTTCTTCCTCTCTATCCTAATTTTGAAGTTTTCATTCCTCTTTAATTCATGAAACAATTTATTCTGTTAAATGTCTTTGTGTCACCCACTAAGTGATAAGCACACTGTAGAGATCTGttggaaaaattaatgaaaagatgaTGATTTCTTTTAGGATGGAAGAGTGTAGAAAGCATCCCAAAGTTGGTGTCAGAATATATGTCCAAAAAGATAAAAGTTGATGAATTCGTGACTCACAGTTTATCTTTTGACCAAATTAATGAAGCCTTTGAACTGATGCATGCAGGAAAGAGGTAAGCTTCCTCTTTAGCTGTATATTATAGAATGTAGTGATGATTTGGGGTTTATGGAAGAAGGGTAAAAAAATACAGTTGTAGTCATCTTAAAAGATATCATTCAACACCTATGTTTATTGCTTGCTTCTCTTACAGCATCCGAACTGTTGTAAAGCtttaaattgaaaagagaaaagtattcCATCCTTGTTAAGTCTTGTGGTCTGATCAGAGCAGCCAGACAAGCAGCTAGAAGCTTTTTCAAGTTCACAGCCTCCTAGACCGTCAATAACCTACTCCAGGGAATGATGTTTTGTGTATAATCTCTAATAAATCGTCATAAATCTCTAATCAAGGACAAGGCTAATACAGTCATAAATCTGTTTTCTGGACCCTCCTTCTCTTGAATAATTGCTAGCTCTTTAaggaatattttaacaaaataaaaataatttctgcgTTATGTATGGAAGTTGTCATGTTTTATTCTGAATTCATTCTCATGGTTCCTCTCCCTGTTATCTTTGTTCTTTAAAGGAAAGATGGAGGAAGCAGGGCCTAAGAGAGTATCTGAACCTTGTCTTCTGCGGTCCTCAGTAACTTTCACTTAACTTTTAAGGATCTCAGGCCCATTTACTTAAGAACGGATTTCCCTCCCCATCAGTAGCAAAGTGAATCAGAACTCAGGTCTGCTTCTGCAAGATTAGATTGTTCTTGAGGCAGGTTCCATGGCTTTTTCAGATTTACGTCCCCAGTTCGCAGTATGACATCTGGCCCACAGTGGGCACCAAGTTCACTATTAAAACTACCTTCTGTGCTTaagtaggtgtgtgtgtgttggcagtGGCTTTATGAACTATTTCAAACATATGGAAAATAGTTGTTTATATACGGACTATCTGAACCCCCAGCACTTACTTTgtcaaatcttaacattttagAACTTCCAGACCACACTGCCTTCCTCTCCAGAGGTAGTGACTGTCCAGAATTTGGTGTTGATCATTCTCATGCATGGTGGTACACTTTCACTATCATAGCCATAAACCCTCTCCTTCAGTACTGCTGTGCATATCTTAAACCTGATACTGTCTCATTCTGCAGCTTTCATTTTTCAATCATTGTGTGATTAATCCATGTTATATGTGATGCGCTCATTCATTAATTTTAGTACTATGCAGTAGTACTCAGTTATATGAACTACCGTAATTTATCTGTTCTCCAATCGATGGCATAAGTTGTTTGAAAATTGTTACTGTATTGCTAACAGTGCTGTGGTGGAACATTCTTGTACATTCACTCAGTGTGTTACATAGGATGTACATCATAGGATAAGCACATTTTAACTTCACTagaaattgccaaattgctcttcaGAGGGATTAGAAGTTTTTGCAAATCACATAGCTGTGAAATGGTATTTCATCGTTCCATTCCATTGAATGAAAAACTCAGTTCCTAAAGTTTTTTATTCTtctggccatttgtatttcctttcttcttaagtatctgttcacatcctttgcccattttttttactgtatatttctctttttctgagtaacttttacttctttattcTAGATGCCAGTCCTTTGTCAgtgttatattaatatattttatatttaagaaacttttttttttaatatagtcaaatcTGCCAGTCTTTTCCTGGTACTGTTAAgtaacatttacatttctttatccTGAGCAgtataaagcaaaaagaaatgatCCATAGTCTTAACATTGACATAAAAAAACACGAAGGCAATATATCCAAGAGTTAGAACATTCAAATAGCAGAGAAAAGTATATGAGAAAGAAAGGTTACACTCCCCTCCCTCAAAAACAGATGACCACTAAGTTTCTATATATCTAATAGCATTTATCCATCTGCTTTAAAACCACACAAAGGAATCCCAGTAATGCAGTCCATGCCCTTTTGGTTTCCCATGGTAGGTATTTTAGACTTTTTGTATCAGCACATCAGATATGCCATGCACATAGCTCTTTTGGTTGAGCTGAAACCATGTGGGGTCTTCTCATTTTAATACTTTTGATTGATGTGGCTTAACTGCTCCCAGAAGATTCTGTTTATTTCTAAGAGGGCAGTGTTTAATTAAGACGTGGGAAAGTGGCACTTAGGGTCGAGACTCCCTTCTGCATCTCTGATGCATTTGAAGGGCCAGGTAATGCAACCTAGCTTCTATCATTTTACCTAGAGGGCTGGAGACAGTAGGGGCCCAATGGCCCCAAGCTGTTATCCTGGGTGAactggaagaaggaaaactaaacTAGCTTCTACCCCAGCTGTAGGAAGTGTGCTTTTAATCTGGTTTGGCTTAGCCCAGTCTTCCAGGAACAAAGTATAATATTGTCTTGGGCAACTGCAATAACAAAATGGCATGTAGGGTAGTAATGGAGGAGAGCTAATAATGCTGTGAACAgtaatttttcccctttatttttcttctgaaacatGAGGTATACATGAATGAGAACAGCAAACATTTTTATGTTCACCAATGTGAAAAACTAAACCGGTTTTAAGATGTTAAAATAATCTAACTCCAAATTCTTGTAGCTGGCCAATTAGGGagtttacttttcatttctgtcACAGTTAAGTACATACTTTTAAGCCAGCTAATTTAGTTTGACAATTTAGTTTGAGCAGTTCCTAGCTGAAAACACAATTGTCTCTTTCAAACTATAAGAATTTTATAAGATCCCTACTATAGGGGTTCTTGGATCATGGAACTATAGGTATATTCTTCCGCGTTAAGATCCTCTTAATACATCCTCTTGGATGGCATCTAGGATGTTATGTATATTACTGAACCAAACAGGTTTTGGCAGAAAGTATAGACACAACACAGAGCTAAAATCCATTCACTGTACGCATGTCAGCATCTATCTATCGTCCAAAATTAGGATTCTACTCCCTTAGAAGCATTGTTAGGAGTttttagaaaatatctttaaactgCTCTCTTGGACAAAAGGTATATAATTTTAACACAAATGGCTATTCCACTTTCACGAAAGCaagtaaaaagtattttttaaaatttaaggatCTAAAATTTGTTAAgcagttttattgaaaaattttcaTATTCCTAACATTTTTCAAATCTTGCCTGCATTTCCCTTTTCAGTATGTTGGGCTATTCTGCTTTCTAGTTAACATACCTACTGATGTTCGCTGGATGGAGACAGTCCATATACAGGCAGGCTGACTTGGAACAAGTTCGTTATTACGTGCACAGGGAACTAACATACAGAATAGAATGTGTGGAATGATGGGGATTTCTGGGATGGAGGTGAGGAAAAAACTGCATTATGTCCTAAACTCTCACAGTGAAGCCAATTAACGTGTATAACATATACCAAACGAAAAAACACCtccaaaaaatatacataatgctACTTCTATTTATCCCATTTGAATGCAAAATTATACTTAGCTGCTAATTCTGAAAATGTTCTGTTGATGAAGAGGGAACACATTTTACACGCAGGGAATGCTTCAGAACATTTTCTGCTTGGCTACTATCTGCCAAGTAGGCTAATGATCAAAGTCCTAAAGTAACTGACAGTTCTCTGGGCCTAGAGACACTTTGCTGACCCAGGAAAAAGACCAGTTTTGGATTCAGCCAATTTTGTTTCAATTAACATGCAAAATCAGAT
Proteins encoded in this region:
- the ADH5 gene encoding alcohol dehydrogenase class-3 isoform X3; translation: MASQVIKCKAAVAWEAGKPVSIEEVEVAPPKAHEVRIKIIATAVCHTDAYTLSGADPEGSFPVILGHEGAGIVESVGEGVTKLKAGDTVIPLYIPQCGECKFCLNPQTNLCQKIRTTQGKGLMPDGTSRFTCKGKTILHYMGTSTFSEYTVVADISVAKIDPLAPLDKVCLLGCGVSTGYGAAVNTAKVEPGSTCAVFGLGGVGLAVIMGCKVAGASRIIGVDINKDKFAKAKEFGASECINPQDFSKPIQEVLIEMTDGGVDYSFECIGNVKVMRAALEACHKGWGVSVVVGVAAAGEEIATRPFQLVTGRTWKGTAFGGWKSVESIPKLVSEYMSKKIKVDEFVTHSLSFDQINEAFELMHAGKSIRTVVKL
- the ADH5 gene encoding alcohol dehydrogenase class-3 isoform X1; this translates as MHEFVQESFPAPAVYTSPSALHIVLLSFPPLFVLLRVIKCKAAVAWEAGKPVSIEEVEVAPPKAHEVRIKIIATAVCHTDAYTLSGADPEGSFPVILGHEGAGIVESVGEGVTKLKAGDTVIPLYIPQCGECKFCLNPQTNLCQKIRTTQGKGLMPDGTSRFTCKGKTILHYMGTSTFSEYTVVADISVAKIDPLAPLDKVCLLGCGVSTGYGAAVNTAKVEPGSTCAVFGLGGVGLAVIMGCKVAGASRIIGVDINKDKFAKAKEFGASECINPQDFSKPIQEVLIEMTDGGVDYSFECIGNVKVMRAALEACHKGWGVSVVVGVAAAGEEIATRPFQLVTGRTWKGTAFGGWKSVESIPKLVSEYMSKKIKVDEFVTHSLSFDQINEAFELMHAGKSIRTVVKL
- the ADH5 gene encoding alcohol dehydrogenase class-3 isoform X2, translating into MHEFVVIKCKAAVAWEAGKPVSIEEVEVAPPKAHEVRIKIIATAVCHTDAYTLSGADPEGSFPVILGHEGAGIVESVGEGVTKLKAGDTVIPLYIPQCGECKFCLNPQTNLCQKIRTTQGKGLMPDGTSRFTCKGKTILHYMGTSTFSEYTVVADISVAKIDPLAPLDKVCLLGCGVSTGYGAAVNTAKVEPGSTCAVFGLGGVGLAVIMGCKVAGASRIIGVDINKDKFAKAKEFGASECINPQDFSKPIQEVLIEMTDGGVDYSFECIGNVKVMRAALEACHKGWGVSVVVGVAAAGEEIATRPFQLVTGRTWKGTAFGGWKSVESIPKLVSEYMSKKIKVDEFVTHSLSFDQINEAFELMHAGKSIRTVVKL